A section of the Pithys albifrons albifrons isolate INPA30051 chromosome 4, PitAlb_v1, whole genome shotgun sequence genome encodes:
- the VPS28 gene encoding vacuolar protein sorting-associated protein 28 homolog isoform X3: MAGDNMAASPGNACDGRSQQPIKQGGRGAPGNKPELYEEVKLYKNAREREKYDNMAELFAVVKTLQALEKAYIKDCVSPNEYTAACSRLLVQFKAALKQVQGSEISSIDDFCRKFRLDCPLAMERIREDRPITIKDDKGNLNRCIADIVSLFITVMDKLRLEIRAMDEIQPDLRELMETMNRMSHLPPDFEGRQKVNQWLQTLSGMSASDELDDSQVRQMLFDLESAYNAFNRFLHS; this comes from the exons ATGGCGGGAGACAACATGGCGGCGTCGCCTGGCAACGCCTGTGATGGGCGGTCCCAACAGCCAATCAAACAGGGAGGCAGAGGCG CCCCCGGGAACAAACCGGAGCTGTACGAG GAGGTGAAGCTCTACAAGAACGCCCGGGAGAGGGAGAA GTATGACAACATGGCAGAGCTGTTTGCGGTGGTGAAGACCCTCCAGGCCCTGGAGAAGGCCTATATCAAGGACTGTGTGTCCCCCAACGA GTACACGGCCGCCTGTTCCCGCCTGCTGGTGCAGTTCAAGGCCGCGCTGAAGCAGGTCCAGGGCTCCGAGATCAGCTCCATCGACGACTTCTGCCGCAAGTTCCGG CTGGACTGCCCGCTGGCCATGGAGAGGATCCGCGAGGACAGACCCATCACCATCAAGGACGACAAGGGCAACCTCAACCGCTGCATCGCCGACATCGTCTCC CTCTTCATCACTGTCATGGACAAGCTGCGCCTGGAGATCCGCGCCATGGACGAG ATTCAGCCGGATTTACGGGAGCTCATGGAGACCATGAACCGCATGAGCCACCTGCCCCCCGACTTCGAGGGCAGGCAGAAGGTCAACCAGTG GCTGCAGACACTCAGCGGGATGTCGGCGTCGGATGAACTGGACGATTCCCAGGTCCGGCAGATGCTTTTTGACCTGGAATCCGCCTACAATGCCTTCAACCGCTTCCTGCACTCCTGA
- the VPS28 gene encoding vacuolar protein sorting-associated protein 28 homolog isoform X2 translates to MRRKGLWEGKSARNHPEASPVPGSDQDRDRDRDQDRDRDQDQDQDREGGPGPLQARPGMFHGISGPAGMGAPGNKPELYEEVKLYKNAREREKYDNMAELFAVVKTLQALEKAYIKDCVSPNEYTAACSRLLVQFKAALKQVQGSEISSIDDFCRKFRLDCPLAMERIREDRPITIKDDKGNLNRCIADIVSLFITVMDKLRLEIRAMDEIQPDLRELMETMNRMSHLPPDFEGRQKVNQWLQTLRGMGLGCSHSQGSWGHSQIP, encoded by the exons ATGAGGAGAAAGGGACTCTGGGAAGGGAAGTCCGCGCGGAACCACCCGGAAGCGTCGCCGGTACCGGGATCGGATCAGGaccgggatcgggatcgggatcagGATAGAGATCGGGATCAAGATCAGGATCAGGATCGGGAAGGAGGGCCCGGACCCCTCCAGGCTCGGCCGGGGATGTTCCACGGGATCTCGGGCCCAGCCGGGATGGGCG CCCCCGGGAACAAACCGGAGCTGTACGAG GAGGTGAAGCTCTACAAGAACGCCCGGGAGAGGGAGAA GTATGACAACATGGCAGAGCTGTTTGCGGTGGTGAAGACCCTCCAGGCCCTGGAGAAGGCCTATATCAAGGACTGTGTGTCCCCCAACGA GTACACGGCCGCCTGTTCCCGCCTGCTGGTGCAGTTCAAGGCCGCGCTGAAGCAGGTCCAGGGCTCCGAGATCAGCTCCATCGACGACTTCTGCCGCAAGTTCCGG CTGGACTGCCCGCTGGCCATGGAGAGGATCCGCGAGGACAGACCCATCACCATCAAGGACGACAAGGGCAACCTCAACCGCTGCATCGCCGACATCGTCTCC CTCTTCATCACTGTCATGGACAAGCTGCGCCTGGAGATCCGCGCCATGGACGAG ATTCAGCCGGATTTACGGGAGCTCATGGAGACCATGAACCGCATGAGCCACCTGCCCCCCGACTTCGAGGGCAGGCAGAAGGTCAACCAGTG GCTGCAGACACTcagagggatggggctgggatgcAGCCATTCCCAGGGTTCCTGGGGCCATTCCCAAATTCCCTGA
- the VPS28 gene encoding vacuolar protein sorting-associated protein 28 homolog isoform X1 gives MRRKGLWEGKSARNHPEASPVPGSDQDRDRDRDQDRDRDQDQDQDREGGPGPLQARPGMFHGISGPAGMGAPGNKPELYEEVKLYKNAREREKYDNMAELFAVVKTLQALEKAYIKDCVSPNEYTAACSRLLVQFKAALKQVQGSEISSIDDFCRKFRLDCPLAMERIREDRPITIKDDKGNLNRCIADIVSLFITVMDKLRLEIRAMDEIQPDLRELMETMNRMSHLPPDFEGRQKVNQWLQTLSGMSASDELDDSQVRQMLFDLESAYNAFNRFLHS, from the exons ATGAGGAGAAAGGGACTCTGGGAAGGGAAGTCCGCGCGGAACCACCCGGAAGCGTCGCCGGTACCGGGATCGGATCAGGaccgggatcgggatcgggatcagGATAGAGATCGGGATCAAGATCAGGATCAGGATCGGGAAGGAGGGCCCGGACCCCTCCAGGCTCGGCCGGGGATGTTCCACGGGATCTCGGGCCCAGCCGGGATGGGCG CCCCCGGGAACAAACCGGAGCTGTACGAG GAGGTGAAGCTCTACAAGAACGCCCGGGAGAGGGAGAA GTATGACAACATGGCAGAGCTGTTTGCGGTGGTGAAGACCCTCCAGGCCCTGGAGAAGGCCTATATCAAGGACTGTGTGTCCCCCAACGA GTACACGGCCGCCTGTTCCCGCCTGCTGGTGCAGTTCAAGGCCGCGCTGAAGCAGGTCCAGGGCTCCGAGATCAGCTCCATCGACGACTTCTGCCGCAAGTTCCGG CTGGACTGCCCGCTGGCCATGGAGAGGATCCGCGAGGACAGACCCATCACCATCAAGGACGACAAGGGCAACCTCAACCGCTGCATCGCCGACATCGTCTCC CTCTTCATCACTGTCATGGACAAGCTGCGCCTGGAGATCCGCGCCATGGACGAG ATTCAGCCGGATTTACGGGAGCTCATGGAGACCATGAACCGCATGAGCCACCTGCCCCCCGACTTCGAGGGCAGGCAGAAGGTCAACCAGTG GCTGCAGACACTCAGCGGGATGTCGGCGTCGGATGAACTGGACGATTCCCAGGTCCGGCAGATGCTTTTTGACCTGGAATCCGCCTACAATGCCTTCAACCGCTTCCTGCACTCCTGA
- the VPS28 gene encoding vacuolar protein sorting-associated protein 28 homolog isoform X4 has protein sequence MAELFAVVKTLQALEKAYIKDCVSPNEYTAACSRLLVQFKAALKQVQGSEISSIDDFCRKFRLDCPLAMERIREDRPITIKDDKGNLNRCIADIVSLFITVMDKLRLEIRAMDEIQPDLRELMETMNRMSHLPPDFEGRQKVNQWLQTLSGMSASDELDDSQVRQMLFDLESAYNAFNRFLHS, from the exons ATGGCAGAGCTGTTTGCGGTGGTGAAGACCCTCCAGGCCCTGGAGAAGGCCTATATCAAGGACTGTGTGTCCCCCAACGA GTACACGGCCGCCTGTTCCCGCCTGCTGGTGCAGTTCAAGGCCGCGCTGAAGCAGGTCCAGGGCTCCGAGATCAGCTCCATCGACGACTTCTGCCGCAAGTTCCGG CTGGACTGCCCGCTGGCCATGGAGAGGATCCGCGAGGACAGACCCATCACCATCAAGGACGACAAGGGCAACCTCAACCGCTGCATCGCCGACATCGTCTCC CTCTTCATCACTGTCATGGACAAGCTGCGCCTGGAGATCCGCGCCATGGACGAG ATTCAGCCGGATTTACGGGAGCTCATGGAGACCATGAACCGCATGAGCCACCTGCCCCCCGACTTCGAGGGCAGGCAGAAGGTCAACCAGTG GCTGCAGACACTCAGCGGGATGTCGGCGTCGGATGAACTGGACGATTCCCAGGTCCGGCAGATGCTTTTTGACCTGGAATCCGCCTACAATGCCTTCAACCGCTTCCTGCACTCCTGA
- the TONSL gene encoding LOW QUALITY PROTEIN: tonsoku-like protein (The sequence of the model RefSeq protein was modified relative to this genomic sequence to represent the inferred CDS: deleted 1 base in 1 codon): MSAEGPRELRQLQKSKEKSLRSGNVAAAAAACHRLGEALAAQGRYEEALQEHREELGLLEGADDPLGCAVAHRKIGERLAELERYEAALKHQRQHLALAQALGDHTEQQRAWATIGRTFMFVAESAQGGAAALREAEGAFRTSLAIVEEKLEGRVSRRDLSEMRTRLYLNLGLVHDSLREPQECAQFLRKSIFLAEQSQLLEDLFRAHYNLGHIHLREGDHSGALRSFSRARECARSLQEKGLERELQQHRPGAAGPGEFRGNQVLLALGDFGAAKRALRRAHSLGAAGSVPPQQRDLIRDSLRYATRVTRLSQSLARVAPGDPAGVALCEQLGDTFARHGDFARALQHYQRQLSLAKALGMPDRDLAVIHVSLATTFRDLRDYSQAVHHYQQELELHRGDPLEEGRTWLNVALALDEGGAPPAQVLPPLRTALERAEAARDPRLQRQVLRLLHAQQLRGGDPEGAAGTLTRLEGLGGPGGDPQEEEEEEESGNQEEEESELELSESEDEDEELEGYTKSVPGRRRISKWNRRNERGETPLHRACIEGALPRVRLYLQQGHPVNPRDYCGWTPLHEACNHGHLGIVEVLLDAGAALDDPGGPGCEGITPLHDALSCGHFAVAELLVRRGASVSARNARGQTPLGTLQEWVRSYGPELDQETQQRCRDTEQLLRHAMAAPAPPEPSQESLFDAELSERQSQEFPPEHPGNGDTEPSAPPSPGRKRQRVQEAGNEEEEEGEEEDELGAAIQNLGSAKSILGSAKSTLGSTKSLPGPSPRAPLPALIPAQEFLEQEDWLEDDLGQARGARKRPRWDPRDDPGIRARPRSGRRPLGERVPRVPPGRSRPPEEPGNAEGEEWDSEGSVPDPGGIPEPTATPNPAAIPNPAAIPNPAAAPAQLPTLRVRVRVQDNVFLIPVPLGEALPVSWLAARAAERHFQASGMLPRLRLSKEGALLAPQDLVGDVLQSNEEVLAEVQGWDLPPLPQRYRRACESLGVAPQARLQRALELQGPCPALALPPALPPAQVPALLRALRLHQGLRELRLRGCAIADAAATELWPALATLPRLRLLDLAGNWLSAAGLPGPGPGGMEALLELDLSLNPLGSAGAVALPRLFRSCPALATLRLRGCRLCGALSLPDTSPLQALALSCNALGPAALARLLRDVPPGMHSLELGSVTGASPGGLGGIVSSFLKQEGCALTHLTLSGNHLGDGDIEELARSLPSCPSLVSLDLSANPRISTEGLRMLLQALEKRSRGLEFLSLAGCSVGPLDESTWIRSTGIIRDLRLCGRCIRSDQRLFWKSP; encoded by the exons ATGAGCGCGGAGGGGCCGCGGGAGCTCCGGC agctgcagaaatcCAAGGAGAAGTCGCTGCGCTCCGGGAATGTCGCGGCTGCCGCTGCCGCCTGTCACCGGCTGGGGGAGGCCTTGGCCGCGCAGG GGCGCTACGAGGAGGCCCTGCAGGAGCACcgggaggagctggggctgctggaagggGCCGACGATCCCTTGGGATGCGCTGTCGCCCACCGGAAAATCGGGGAGCGTCTGGCGGAGCTGGAAAGATACGAGGCTGCCCTCAAG CACCAGAGGCAGCACCTGGCCCTGGCCCAGGCCCTGGGGGACCACACGGAGCAGCAACGAGCCTGGGCCACCATCGGCCGCACCTTCATGTTTGTGGCCGAGAGCGCCCAgggcggggcggccgcgctcagggaggctgagggagcctTCAGGACCAGCCTGGCCATCGTGGAGGAGAAACTGGAAG GCCGCGTGTCCCGCCGGGACCTGTCGGAGATGCGGACAAGGCTGTACCTGAACCTGGGGCTGGTGCACGACTCGCTGCGGGAGCCCCAGGAATGCGCCCAGTTCCTGCGGAAGAGCATCTTTCTGGCAGA GcagtcccagctcctggagGACCTTTTCCGTGCCCACTACAACCTGGGACACATCCACCTGCGGGAGGGGGACCATTCCGGGGCCCTGCGGAGCTTTTCCCGTGCCCGGGAATGCGCCCGGAGCCTTcaggagaagggactggagagagagctgcagcagcaccgcCCAG GTGCTGCTGGCCCTGGGGAATTTCGGGGCAACCAA gtgctgctggcCCTGGGGGATTTCGGGGCTGCCAAGCGGGCCCTACGCCGGGCACACTCTCTGGGTGCCGCGGGGTCGGTGCCGCCCCAACAGCGGGACCTGATCCGGGACAGCCTCAGATACG ccacGCGTGTGACACGGCTGTCCCAGAGCCTGGCGCGGGTGGCCCCCGGTGACCCTGCGGGGGTGGCCCTGTGTGAGCAGCTTGGGGACACCTTTGCCCGCCACGGGGACTTTGCGCGGGCCCTGCAGCACTACCAGCGCCAg CTGAGCCTGGCCAAGGCTCTGGGAATGCCGGACCGGGACCTGGCTGTGATCCACGTGTCCTTGGCCACCACATTCCGGGATCTCCGGGACTATTCCCAGGCCGTCCATCACtaccagcaggagctggagctgcaccgGGGGGACCCCCTggag GAGGGGCGGACGTGGCTGAACGTGGCTCTGGCCCTGGATGAGGGGGGGGCTCCCCCTGCCCAGGTCCTGCCCCCCCTCAGGACCGCCCTGGAACGCGCTGAGGCTGCCCGGGACCCCCGGCTGCAg AGGCAGGTCCTGCGGCTCCTCCACGCGCAGCAGCTCCGGGGAGGGGACCCCGAGGGGGCTGCCGGGACCCTCACCcgcctggaggggctgggggggcctGGGGGAGAcccccaggaggaggaggaggaggaagagtcCGGgaatcaggaggaggaggagagtgaGCTGGAGCTGTCCGAGAGCG aggacgaggacgaggaaCTCGAGGGATACACCAAGAGTGTCCCCGGGAGGCGACGGATCAGCAAg TGGAACCGTCGGAATGAGCGGGGGGAAACCCCCCTGCACCGGGCGTGCATCGAGGGGGCCCTGCCCCGGGTCAGGCTCTacctgcagcag ggtcACCCCGTGAACCCCCGGGATTACTGTGGATGGACCCCCCTGCACGAGGCCTGTAACCACGGACACCTCG GGATcgtggaggtgctgctggacGCGGGGGCGGCCCTGGATGACCCGGGGGGTCCGGGCTGTGAGGGCATCACCCCCCTGCACGACGCCCTGAGCTGCGGCCACTTTGCCGTGGCCGAGCTGCTTGTCCGGCGCGGGGCGTCCGTCAGTGCCCGCAATGCCAGG GGCCAGACCCCGCTGGGGACGCTGCAGGAGTGGGTGCGGAGCTACGGCCCTGAGCTGGACCAGGAGACCCAGCAGCGCTGCCGGGACACCGAGCAGCTGCTCCGGCACGCCATGGCTGCGCCAG CCCCCCCGGAGCCGTCGCAGGAGTCGCTGTTCGACGCGGAGCTCTCTGAGCGCCAGAGCCAGGAATTCCCACCAGAGCACCCCGGGAATGGGGATACGGAGCCCTCGGCACCTCCATCACCCGGGAGGAAACGGCAGCGCGTTCAAGAGGCCGggaatgaggaggaggaggagggagaggaggaggatgagttGGGAGCCGCCATCCAGAATCTGGGAAGCGCCAAATCCATCCTTGGAAGCGCCAAGTCCACCCTGGGAAGCACCAAGTCCCTGCCAGGCCCGTCCCCGCGGGCACCGCTCCCGGCGCTGATCCCGGCCCAGGAattcctggagcaggaggactGGCTGGAGGACGACCTGGGGCAGGCACGGGGGGCGCGGAAGAGGCCGCGCTGGGACCCCCGGGATGATCCCGGGATCAGGGCCAGGCCCCGGAGCGGCCGCAGACCCCTCGGGGAGAGGGTCCCGAGGGTGCCCCCAGGGCGATCCCGGCCCCCCGAGGAGCCCGGGAATGCCGAGGGGGAGGagtgggacagtgaggggagtGTCCCAGATCCAGGGGGGATCCCAGAGCCCACGGCGACCCCAAATCCAGCGGCGATCCCGAATCCTGCGGCGATCCCGAATCCTGCGGCGGCTCCGGCACAGCTTCCCACCCTCCGCgtccgtgtccgtgtccagGACAACGTTTTCCTGATCCCGGTGCCCCTGGG CGAGGCCCTGCCGGTGTCGTGGCTGGCGGCGCGCGCG GCCGAGCGGCACTTCCAGGCCTCGGGAATGCTGCCCCGGCTCCGGCTGAGCAAGGagggggctctgctggcccCCCAGGACCTGGTGGGCGACGTCCTGCAGAGCAACGAGGAG GTGCTGGCAgaggtgcagggctgggacctGCCACCCCTTCCCCAGCGCTACCGACGGGCCTGCGAGAGCCTGGGAGTGG CCCCCCAGGCGCGGCTGCAGCGggcactggagctgcagggccCGTGCCCGGCCCTGGCGCTGCCCCCAGCGCTGCCCCCGGCGCAGGTGCCGGCGCTGCTGCGGGCGCTGCGGCTGCACCAGGGGCTGCGGGAGCTGCGGCTCCGCGGCTGTGCCATCGCCGACGCCGCAGCCACCGAGCTCTGGCCCGCGCTGGCCACGCTGCCCCGGCTGCGCCTGCTCGACCTGGCCGGCAACTGGCTCAGCGCCGCGGGGCTGCCGGGCCCTGGCCCCGGCGGGATGGAG GCACTGTTGGAGCTGGACCTGAGCCTGAACCCACTGGGCAGTGCCGGGGCAGTGGCGCTGCCGCGGCTGTTCCGGTCGTGCCCGGCCCTGGCCACGCTGCGGCTCCGCGGCTGCCGCCTCTGCGGGGCCCTCTCACTGCCAG ACACGTCCCCGCTGCAGGCACTGGCGCTGTCCTGCAATGCCCTGGGCCCTGCGGCGCTGGCGCGGCTGCTCCGGGACGTCCCACCAGGAATGCACAGCCTGGAGTTGGGCTCTGTCACCGGGGCCAGCCCTGGTGGCCTCGGGGGCATCGTCAGCTCCTTCCTGAAGCAG gagggctgtgccctgACCCACCTCACACTCTCCGGGAACCACCTGGGGGATGGGGACATCGAGGAGCTGGCCAG gtccctcccctcctgcccgTCCCTGGTTTCCCTGGATCTCTCAGCCAATCCCAGGATCAGCACTGAGGGCCTGCGGATGCTGCTCCAGGCCCTGGAAAAGCGGAGCCGGGGGCTGGAATTCCTGAGCTTGGCAG GATGCTCCGTGGGGCCCTTGGACGAGTCCACCTGGATCAGGAGCACTGGGATCATCCGGGATCTCCGGCTTTGCGGGCGCTGCATCCGGAGCGACCAAAGGCTCTTCTGGAAGAGCccctga